The genomic stretch GAACGGAGAGAGAGGGATTCGAACCCTCGGTCCACTTGCGCAGACGCCTGATTTCGAATCAGGTACATTCAGCCACTCTGCCACCTCTCCATAAACGATCGAGGAATCGTTTGAGGGCCAGATCCTAACTGAATCAAAAGCAGGCTTCCACTATTTTTTCATGGTCTTGCCGGATTTCTTTAGGCTGATTTGGCGGGGGGGAGATCTTCTGACAGCTTGACGTAAGGCGGGTTCCCAGGTTAGTACCGGGTTGACGGTCATTTTGTTGGAAAGAAGGTATGGGCAAGAGCGAGAGTTTTAAGGAACTTTGTGTCAAAACGCTGAAGGAGTCCGGGGCGAGGCTGACAAGGCCGCGGATGGCGCTCATTGAATGTCTGGCTCATTCCAAGGTGCCGCTTTCGCCCAAGGTGATTCTGCAGAAGACGGCCGAGCAGCTGGATGAGCAGGAGTCCATTGACGCTGTGACGGTTTATCGGATCCTCGATCGCTTTTCGGAGCTTGGGCTCGTTCATCAGGTGGCCCCGAATGGGGATTATATCGCCTGTACGCACCTCGCCTGTGAGGCCAGCACACATATCATGACCCATTGCACGAGCTGCGATGCGGCCAGTGAAATTCATGTGCCCGAGGAAGTGCTCGCGCCCATGCTCTGGTATCTGAAAAGCCAGAATCAATTTGAACCTAAGAAACACCTGTTTCAATTGGATGGCATCTGCGCGCGCTGTCA from Oligoflexus sp. encodes the following:
- a CDS encoding Fur family transcriptional regulator; the encoded protein is MGKSESFKELCVKTLKESGARLTRPRMALIECLAHSKVPLSPKVILQKTAEQLDEQESIDAVTVYRILDRFSELGLVHQVAPNGDYIACTHLACEASTHIMTHCTSCDAASEIHVPEEVLAPMLWYLKSQNQFEPKKHLFQLDGICARCQGKAKT